In Yersinia enterocolitica subsp. enterocolitica, one DNA window encodes the following:
- a CDS encoding ABC transporter permease, whose translation MKATTGTALASHQPGGASWSRENMLLLLLKMRTFIALFLILGFFSVMVPGFLATGSLIIMVKHIAINAFLALGITFVIITAGIDLSIGATLGLCGMIAGWMITQGIVLPMFGIAIFPSVWVVVPVVLVIGALIGAVNGWIITRYNVAPFICTLGTMYVVRGAAMLISGGETFPGLQGNPQLGNTGFDLLGSGTLLGLPIAIWIMFILALVIAYVARRLPFGRHVYAIGDNERAAELSGVKVRQVKVWVYTISGFCAAIAGIIVSAQLVASHPANGSGFEMNAIAAVVLGGTSLAGGRGTILGTLIGAFVIGILADGLVMMGVSEFWQMVIKGIVIIVAVIIDQMQNRMQHKAAIVSQKSTVMAQVGKSEQA comes from the coding sequence ATGAAAGCAACAACTGGCACTGCGTTGGCGAGTCACCAGCCCGGTGGAGCGTCGTGGTCACGGGAAAATATGCTGCTGCTTCTGCTCAAGATGCGCACCTTTATTGCCCTGTTCCTGATCTTGGGTTTCTTCTCTGTCATGGTTCCGGGGTTTTTGGCAACCGGTAGCCTGATCATTATGGTCAAGCATATCGCGATCAATGCCTTCCTCGCGTTGGGTATTACTTTTGTCATTATCACCGCAGGGATTGACCTTTCTATCGGGGCAACCTTGGGGCTGTGCGGCATGATTGCAGGTTGGATGATCACTCAAGGTATTGTTTTACCGATGTTTGGTATTGCTATCTTCCCGAGCGTCTGGGTGGTAGTTCCGGTGGTATTGGTTATCGGAGCACTGATTGGTGCGGTTAATGGTTGGATCATTACCCGCTATAACGTTGCCCCGTTTATCTGCACCCTCGGCACCATGTATGTGGTGCGCGGTGCGGCGATGCTGATTTCTGGTGGTGAAACCTTCCCCGGCTTACAAGGGAATCCACAACTGGGTAATACCGGCTTTGACCTGTTGGGGTCTGGCACCTTGCTGGGCTTGCCGATTGCCATCTGGATCATGTTTATTCTGGCGCTGGTTATTGCTTATGTTGCCCGCCGACTGCCTTTTGGCCGCCATGTTTATGCCATTGGTGATAACGAACGAGCCGCAGAGCTTTCTGGCGTCAAAGTGCGGCAGGTTAAGGTGTGGGTCTACACCATATCGGGCTTCTGCGCAGCTATTGCCGGGATCATTGTTTCCGCTCAGTTGGTGGCCAGCCACCCAGCCAACGGCAGCGGTTTTGAGATGAATGCCATCGCCGCCGTGGTACTGGGCGGGACTTCTCTGGCCGGAGGCCGGGGCACTATTCTCGGTACGCTGATTGGCGCATTTGTTATCGGTATTCTGGCTGACGGTTTAGTGATGATGGGGGTTAGCGAATTCTGGCAAATGGTAATTAAAGGTATCGTGATTATAGTGGCGGTCATTATCGATCAGATGCAGAACCGGATGCAGCACAAAGCGGCGATTGTCTCGCAAAAGTCCACTGTGATGGCGCAAGTTGGGAAGAGCGAACAGGCATAA